One genomic window of Nakamurella panacisegetis includes the following:
- a CDS encoding lysophospholipid acyltransferase family protein, translating to MNPPDPNRRDPMDGAQAPPTPATASPEAGWKRNVAGSLAFLRRRLNGEYEIDDFGYDPDFTEHVLLPPLRLLYDKWFRIETIDIENVPSTGGALLVANHSGTIAVDAVMTAVALHDHHPAHRPLRMLGADLIFDTPVLGPLARRAGNTLACNEDAERLLNAGEAVSVFPEGFKGVGKPFSQRYKLQRFGRGGFVAAAIRTGVPIIPCAIVGAEEIYPLLGNIKPLARALGLPYFPVTPTFPLLGPLGAIPLPSKWLIEFGEPIATDHLPDGASEDPMVVFNLADRVRETIQQALYRLLLRRGHPYLG from the coding sequence GTGAACCCGCCCGACCCGAACCGGCGGGATCCGATGGACGGCGCCCAGGCGCCGCCGACACCGGCCACTGCGTCGCCGGAAGCGGGATGGAAGCGGAACGTCGCCGGCTCGTTGGCGTTCCTGCGCCGCCGGCTCAACGGCGAGTACGAGATCGACGACTTCGGCTACGACCCCGACTTCACCGAACACGTTCTGCTGCCCCCGTTGCGGCTGCTGTACGACAAGTGGTTCCGCATCGAGACCATCGACATCGAGAACGTGCCGTCCACCGGTGGCGCGTTGCTGGTGGCCAACCACTCCGGGACGATCGCCGTGGACGCCGTCATGACGGCCGTCGCCCTGCACGACCACCACCCGGCGCACCGGCCCCTCCGGATGCTCGGGGCGGACCTGATCTTCGACACCCCGGTGCTCGGGCCGCTGGCCCGCAGGGCGGGAAACACCTTGGCCTGCAACGAGGATGCCGAACGCCTGCTGAATGCGGGCGAGGCGGTGTCGGTGTTCCCGGAGGGTTTCAAAGGCGTCGGCAAGCCGTTCTCCCAGCGCTACAAACTCCAGCGGTTCGGTCGCGGCGGGTTCGTCGCGGCGGCCATCCGCACCGGCGTGCCGATCATTCCGTGTGCCATCGTGGGCGCCGAGGAGATCTACCCGTTGCTCGGCAACATCAAGCCGTTGGCGCGTGCCCTGGGCCTGCCGTACTTCCCCGTCACGCCGACCTTTCCGCTGCTCGGGCCGCTGGGCGCCATCCCGCTGCCGAGCAAGTGGTTGATCGAGTTCGGCGAACCGATCGCGACGGACCACCTCCCGGATGGGGCCTCGGAGGATCCGATGGTCGTCTTCAACCTGGCCGACCGGGTACGGGAGACGATTCAGCAGGCGCTCTACCGGCTGCTGCTACGCCGCGGGCATCCTTACCTCGGATAG